A section of the Pochonia chlamydosporia 170 chromosome 2, whole genome shotgun sequence genome encodes:
- a CDS encoding ketose-bisphosphate aldolase class-II family protein (similar to Metarhizium acridum CQMa 102 XP_007808111.1) has protein sequence MGTLHDAHEYSHQETSCNRVDSCEIEMKTEGSQLPKTATRLNNTETSSPITIGFIGTHGWSSQLLLEVSAKPEYAVHVHVNSSGQLQKLTELGAITSDSIRKVAQVSQILVYATRNIEELENQLFCPKNGIVSVLPQHSQVIVSPSCQPSHYPLLLRRLADEGRPDISLLDAAYVAESSHSNHSGNRNPTLFLSGPVGPLAEANARLHAASSIRLVPGGFGQASKLEQVNQLLTGLHAAAAAEAMGLAAKAGLSTKVTFDIISNAAGSSSAFESRVPQMLAGDWKSQPSWQSTLNSLKSAITTARKLQFPLPLTSTVEQLFISGLSQGLGEGSDAALVRTYLRDAPDLVEEKAIPADADVSHASNGIPSKIPKIGFVGLGAMGRGMAVSLVRAGFAVKGYDVYSPAVEAFASNGPDALPAGSPEDAIRGSDVVLLMVQNASQIDDVLFGNGRGAAALSDDAVVIVSSTVPPEYVRNASKKLKELGRGILLVDAPVSGGVARAANGTLTVICSGEMKALSKVHGPLIAMTGGEKNLCQVSGGIGMASSVKLINQLLAGVHIAAAAEAMAFAARLDLDTQFVFDVFKSSSAWSWMFENRVPQMLKADWTPHSALAIFVKDLGIVLDEAARLNYYAPISSAAHTLYLAGAAHGWTNESDAGVVRLWEILGPTIKSKAINTSNFVGEIPTSNGIEKQKAKGVNINQTPITSTMNPSPGSEDEPQRLLAAPTLASLPPEYPTDVLDSVQRIVNRGEVPTLVVLDDDPTGTQTCHDIDVLTVWDSETLDSEFSLNPHGFFILTNSRALPSAEARKLIQDICENVSQAAKRANKSFEIVLRGDSTLRGHLPEEPEAAEAALGTFDGWIITPFFAQGGRYTINDVHYVKEGDALVPASQTQFAADATFGYKNSNLRKYILEKCGSRFSGDSFTSVTLQDIREGGPKAVTEKLLSMDSGPNQVIIVNAVAESDMHVFVAGLLEAEKSGRRYLYRTGAAFVSSRLGIRGIPPLTMKDLGVVPVIGARRPGGLVIAGSYVPKTTAQLKALTERLKDKLYVMELNVPELITSEEAAERTVKTAAQAISIKLYAGHDVLVMTSRSLVKGDDGLSSLSIGSKVAKALVRLLEEIDVRPRYIIAKGGITSSDTATKGLRMKRARVLGQAAPGVPLWRCDEETSRHRGVPFVVFPGNVGTDDTLAEVVEAWAMPATQ, from the exons ATGGGCACCTTACATGACGCACATGAATATTCTCACCAAGAAACCAGCTGCAATCGAGTGGACTCCTGCGAGATCGAGATGAAGACGGAGGGCAGCCAACTACCCAAAACAGCCACCAGGCTGAACAACACGGAAACCTCATCTCCCATTACTATCGGATTTATCGGTACCCATGGCTGGAGCTCCCAGTTGCTCTTGGAAGTGTCGGCCAAGCCTGAATACGCGGTCCATGTTCATGTCAATTCCTCCGGCCAATTGCAAAAGCTCACAGAACTGGGGGCAATTACAAGTGACAGCATCAGAAAAGTTGCACAAGTCAGCCAGATTCTTGTCTACGCAACAAGAAATATTGAAGAATTGGAGAACCAGCTCTTCTGCCCGAAAAATGGCATAGTATCAG TCCTTCCGCAACATTCCCAGGTCATAGTGTCTCCAAGCTGTCAACCGTCACATTACCCGTTATTGCTTCGGAGACTAGCAGACGAAGGCAGGCCGGATATCTCGCTTCTGGATGCTGCATATGTTGCCGAGTCATCGCACAGCAATCACAGTGGGAACCGGAACCCTACGTTATTTCTATCCGGACCAGTTGGGCCCCTTGCGGAGGCGAATGCACGTCTCCATGCTGCAAGTTCGATCCGTCTGGTACCAGGAGGGTTTGGGCAAGCCTCTAAACTGGAACAAGTAAACCAGCTCCTTACCGGCTTACATGCGGCCGCGGCCGCCGAAGCTATGGGCTTGGCGGCAAAAGCTGGTCTGAGTACCAAGGTTACCTTTGACATCATTAGCAATGCAGCTGGAAGCTCATCAGCGTTTGAATCACGTGTTCCCCAGATGCTGGCAGGGGATTGGAAATCTCAACCATCCTGGCAATCAACACTCAACAGTCTT AAATCTGCAATCACAACAGCACGCAAGCTTCAATTCCCCTTACCCTTGACATCCACGGTGGAGCAATTATTCATTTCCGGCTTATCACAGGGCTTAGGCGAAGGCAGTGATGCGGCGCTTGTTCGCACCTACTTGCGCGATGCTCCTGATTTAGTCGAAGAGAAAGCCATCCCGGCTGATGCAGATGTCTCTCATGCTTCAAATGGTATCCCTAGTAAAATCCCCAAGATTGGCTTTGTCGGTCTCGGAGCCATGGGTCGCGGCATGGCTGTGTCTTTGGTCCGTGCCGGGTTTGCTGTCAAAGGCTACGATGTCTACTCTCCCGCAGTGGAAGCCTTTGCTAGCAATGGGCCGGATGCCCTTCCAGCAGGCTCGCCAGAAGACGCAATTCGTGGGTCGGACGTTGTGTTGCTCATGGTGCAGAACGCCAGCCAGATTGACGATGTCCTGTTTGGAAACGGCCGCGGCGCTGCTGCCTTGTCTGACGATGCAGTCGTTATTGTCAGTTCAACAGTGCCTCCAGAATATGTCCGAAATGCCAGCAAAAAACTGAAAGAATTGGGTAGAGGCATTCTTCTCGTGGATGCTCCAGTCAGCGGAGGTGTTGCTCGTGCTGCCAACGGCACATTGACG GTTATATGTTCTGGTGAAATGAAAGCCCTCTCCAAAGTCCATGGTCCACTTATTGCGATGACGGGAGGAGAGAAGAATCTCTGTCAAGTCTCCGggggcattggcatggcgTCGTCCGTGAAGCTCATCAACCAGCTTCTCGCCGGCGTTCAcattgccgccgctgccgaaGCCATGGCTTTTGCTGCTCGCCTGGACCTCGACACCCAATTCGTGTTTGATGTGTTCAAATCGTCGTCGGCGTGGAGCTGGATGTTTGAGAACAGAGTTCCACAGATGTTGAAGGCTGACTGGACCCCGCACTCTGCTTTAGCCATTTTCGTCAAGGACCTTGGAATCGTTCTTGACGAGGCAGCTCGACTCAACTACTATGCTCCGATATCATCTGCTGCACACACACTTTATCTGGCCGGGGCAGCGCACGGCTGGACAAATGAGTCGGATGCAGGTGTAGTGCGACTATGGGAAATCTTGGGACCGACAATCAAGAGCAAAGCCATCAATACTTCGAACTTTGTTGGCGAAATCCCCACTTCCAACGgcattgagaagcagaaggcCAAAGGggtcaacatcaaccaaacCCCAATCACTTCAACCATGAACCCTAGTCCTGGTAGCGAAGATGAACCACAGCGCCTCCTTGCAGCTCCTACGCTTGCTTCCCTACCCCCAGAGTATCCTACGGATGTTCTCGACTCCGTCCAACGCATAGTTAACCGTGGTGAGGTGCCTACACTCGTTGTACTAGACGACGATCCCACGGGCACGCAAACCTGTCATGATATTGACGTCTTGACTGTTTGGGATTCCGAGACGCTAGATTCTGAGTTCAGTCTTAACCCTCATGGCTTTTTCATCCTCACAAACTCAAGGGCGCTCCCCTCGGCGGAAGCACGAAAGCTGATTCAAGACATTTGCGAAAATGTATCTCAAGCAGCTAAAAGAGCTAACAAGTCCTTTGAGATTGTTCTTCGAGGAGATTCCACCTTGCGAGGTCATCTACCAGAGGAGCCTGAAGCGGCGGAGGCTGCCTTGGGTACATTTGACGGCTGGATCATCACGCCATTCTTCGCACAAGGAGGCAGATATACGATAAATGACGTCCACTATGTGAAGGAAGGTGATGCACTGGTACCGGCTAGCCAGACTCAATTTGCCGCAGATGCTACATTTGGCTATAAAAATTCCAACCTGCGGAAATACATCCTGGAGAAATGTGGCTCGCGCTTCAGCGGTGACTCTTTTACAAGTGTTACATTGCAAGACATTAGAGAGGGTGGCCCTAAGGCAGTGACTGAGAAGCTGCTTTCTATGGACTCTGGGCCCAatcaagtcatcatcgtaaATGCAGTCGCTGAATCAGACATGCATGTGTTCGTTGCTGGCTTGCTCGAGGCAGAGAAGAGTGGTCGAAGGTACTTGTACAGAACCGGCGCAGCCTTCGTCTCATCAAGGCTTGGGATCAGAGGTATTCCGCCACTCACTATGAAAGATTTAGGTGTTGTCCCAGTTATAGGGGCAAGACGTCCTGGAGGATTGGTCATTGCCGGATCATATGTTCCCAAGACGACAGCACAGCTGAAAGCCTTGACAGAGAGGCTCAAAGACAAGCTTTATGTGATGGAGTTGAACGTTCCTGAGTTGATCACGTCAGAGGAAGCTGCGGAGCGCACTGTCAAAACTGCAGCGCAGGCTATTTCCATAAAGCTGTACGCTGGACATGACGTCCTCGTGATGACTTCAAGATCACTCGTTAAAGGCGATGATGGCCTGAGTTCTTTGAGCATTGGTTCTAAAGTTGCTAAAGCTCTGGTTCGTTTACTGGAAGAAATCGACGTGCGTCCTCGATACATAATCGCCAAAGGTGGCATTACTTCCTCCGACACTGCCACCAAGGGTCTCAGAATGAAACGTGCCAGGGTACTGGGTCAAGCAGCCCCCGGAGTGCCGCTATGGCGAT
- a CDS encoding fungal specific transcription factor (similar to Cordyceps militaris CM01 XP_006667048.1) — protein sequence MKRARFDSSQVSPPSETEHQPKVSRKIRACQACQNRKIKCDLEHGQEQCARCARLGLKCVVNKSLQTLLDGENEWKKNIEAQMQSLQAALSEVQRALNMPRPMPTQLPNVQQNDFPSGSQVSAMQPVPQTHPDSSVPIRPTGMTRENSVEAEAQEADDQAMVNAPMASLFEVTKLRNVRSEPWARIHRPSSRTQKPDFISQGKFDLQEAERLFARFRETLNAYLWGGIALLHDSLEGARASSSLLTAAILAVTSLHAQDDGRAFDICYPIFLELVSQAMFDRYHTLDDVRGLCIGAFYLSDLSWKLSGLAVRIATELNVHQFCAMALRDRPEYVEEARLWYFLYVCDHHFSIAYGRPPVISENSTLSCHEDFLRLPGITMSDHRLHSQVGVFIILSRIYHVFGPDRSRMIANDEFEILRRFDIDLARWRDQWKPRLAPNPHIADYPAKGVILHYHFARVQLFAICLRGLRPSEQFRMSNERREFVNLAIGSAFGALELILNDPDMRRAVMGVPLYLLTTIAYACLFLMKAQTQWRSANLNIRYENVLSVIEGVVVLLEETSPCVRHVAHYLGRGLNGMLQKFKDHNAVDKQQILNGQPVPVAYADGGVWPDWNSWMFGTANVPNQFGLDQEQQYGLSFLDALSSQMPG from the exons atGAAACGGGCGAGGTTCGATTCTTCGCAGGTTAGCCCGCCCAGCGAGACCGAGCATCAGCCGAAGGTATCAAGGAAGATTCGTGCAT GTCAAGCTTGCCAGAATCGCAAGATCAAATGTGATTTGGAGCATGGTCAGGAGCAATGCGCACGCTGCGCAAGGCTCGGTCTGAAATGTGTTGTGAACAAGAGCTTGCAGACGCTTTTAGATGGCGAAAATGAATGGaaaaagaacattgaagcgcAGATGCAAAGCCTCCAGGCTGCTCTGTCGGAGGTCCAAAGGGCGTTGAACATGCCACGGCCGATGCCAACGCAACTCCCAAATGTGCAGCAAAATGACTTTCCAAGCGGCAGTCAAGTATCGGCCATGCAGCCTGTGCCGCAAACTCATCCCGACAGTTCTGTGCCCATTCGACCAACGGGGATGACTAGGGAGAACTCTGTTGAGGCAGAAGCACAGGAGGCAGATGATCAGGCCATGGTAAATGCACCTATGGCTAGTCTCTTTGAGGTCACAAAGCTGCGCAATGTTCGCAGTGAGCCATGGGCCAGGATACATCGTCCTTCCAGCCGGACTCAAAAACCTGATTTCATTTCTCAGGGGAAATTTgatctccaagaagcagagaggTTGTTTGCAAGATTCCGTGAAACACTCAATGCGTATCTTTGGGGCGGCATTGCATTGCTTCACGACAGCTTAGAAGGCGCCAGGGCCTCGTCCTCACTTTTGACGGCAGCAATCCTTGCTGTGACTTCCTTGCATGCTCAAGATGACGGAAGGGCATTTGACATTTGTTATCCGATATTTCTCGAGCTTGTCAGCCAGGCCATGTTTGATCGCTATCATACACTTGACGATGTGCGAGGGTTATGCATTGGCGCGTTCTACCTGTCAGATCTGAGCTGGAAGCTTTCTGGCCTGGCCGTACGAATTGCTACGGAACTGAATGTGCACCAGTTTTGTGCCATGGCGCTGAGAGATCGTCCGGAGTACGTCGAGGAGGCTAGACTGTGGTACTTTTTGTACGTGTGCGATCATCACTTCAGCATAGCGTACGGCCGACCGCCAGTTATCAGCGAAAATTCGACTCTATCCTGCCACGAAGACTTTCTACGGTTGCCGGGAATCACAATGTCGGATCATCGTTTACACAGTCAAGTGGGCGTTTTCATCATTTTGAGTCGGATTTACCACGTCTTTGGGCCAGACAGATCCAGAATGATTGCgaatgatgagtttgaaATCCTGCGACGATTTGACATTGATTTGGCCCGTTGGAGAGATCAATGGAAACCTCGACTAG CTCCTAATCCCCACATTGCGGATTATCCAGCCAAGGGAGTCATCCTGCACTATCACTTCGCTCGAGTACAACTATTTGCGATATGTCTCCGGGGATTACGACCGAGCGAGCAGTTTCGAATGTCGAACGAGCGTCGTGAGTTTGTAAACCTAGCTATAGGCAGCGCGTTTGGAGCCTTGGAGCTCATCCTCAATGACCCGGATATGAGACGAGCCGTGATGGGAGTTCCTCTCTACCTCCTCACAACAATTGCATATGCCTGCCTGTTTTTGATGAAGGCTCAGACTCAATGGCGTTCGGCAAACCTCAACATTCGTTACGAAAATGTGTTATCCGTCATTGAAGGCGTTGTCGTTCTGCTGGAAGAGACGAGCCCTTGCGTGCGCCATGTCGCGCACTACCTCGGGCGCGGACTCAACGGCATGCTTCAGAAGTTCAAGGACCACAACGCAGTAGATAAGCAGCAGATTTTGAATGGACAGCCTGTTCCAGTGGCATATGCCGATGGCGGAGTGTGGCCGGACTGGAACAGCTGGATGTTTGGTACGGCAAACGTGCCAAATCAGTTTGGATTGGATCAGGAGCAGCAGTATGGACTTAGTTTCTTGGATGCTCTGAGCTCACAGATGCCAGGATAA
- a CDS encoding allantoate permease (similar to Verticillium alfalfae VaMs.102 XP_003003875.1), with product MASGDKSQTLEMREEKTSALSNEPELAEALRNYVPRSAEEKKLVRKIDLFLMPILWIMYVLNYVDRTNIGNAKIAGMATDLDLDDDRYAWVLSIFFFGYLICEVPSNMILSRSRPSLFLPAIMLIWGVLSALMSISKTYGALLGFRFVLGCIEAGFFPGVLYYLSCWYTKAELGKRFGIFYTAAVLSGAFGGILAGAITEHLHNAHGIAGWRWLFIVEGVATVGVAMIAVFLLLDYPSTSKRLTPEERKLAAIRIIHDGIATGGHTNKRLSHWQAFLAAIADPRTYMFLILFMLDVGAGTISYFIPTISQTMYADSVKAQYMTVPIYVVAAVCLNILAWSSDRTGDRRWHITSALAVGFACSVVCAAVQTSIVRYVMVCFVAAGIWSALPLILSWTSNTVSLPPEKRAIVLALVNAFGNFSSVYGSRIWPKDDSPAFHIGFGVTAGFLGAGMVLAALIPVFCKFVTWKGTRAEKELRQSPSEEGD from the exons ATGGCGAGTGGCGACAAGTCTCAGACGCTGGAGATGCGAGAGGAGAAAACTTCTGCACTCAGCAATGAGCCTGAGCTGGCGGAGGCGCTGCGCAATTACGTGCCCCGATcggcggaggagaagaagctcgtGAGGAAGATTGACTTGTTTCTCATGCCGATTTTGTGGATCATGTATGTTCTCAATTATGTTGACCGAACCAACATT GGCAATGCCAAAATCGCGGGTATGGCTACAGATCTGGACCTCGACGATGACCGCTACGCTTGGGTtctgtccatcttcttcttcggatACCTTATTTGCGAAGTCCCTTCAAACATGATTCTCAGTCGAAGCCGACCTTCCCTGTTCCTGCCGGCCATTATGCTCATCTGGGGCGTGCTGAGCGCATTGATGTCCATATCCAAAACATACGGTGCGCTTTTGGGCTTCCGGTTCGTGTTGGGATGCATTGAGGCTGGTTTCTTCCCTGGTGTTTTGTACTACCTCAGCTGTTGGTATACCAAGGCAGAACTAG GCAAGAGATTTGGCATCTTTTATACGGCTGCCGTGCTCTCAGGGGCATTTGGTGGCATTCTAGCCGGCGCCATCACCGAGCATTTACACAACGCCCACGGCATTGCCGGCTGGCGCTGGCTGTTTATTGTGGAGGGTGTTGCGACTGTCGGTGTGGCCATGATTGCAGTCTTCCTTTTGCTTGATTACCCGAGTACGTCGAAGCGATTGACTCCCGAGGAGCGCAAGTTGGCCGCTATTCGAATCATTCACGATGGAATTGCGACGGGCGGCCACACGAACAAGCGCTTGAGCCATTGGCAGGCCTTTTTGGCCGCCATCGCCGATCCCAGAACATACATGTTTCTCATATTATTCATGCTGGATGTCGGTGCTGGTA CCATATCCTATTTTATCCCCACAATCAGCCAGACAATGTACGCAGACAGCGTCAAGGCTCAATACATGACAGTCCCCATCTACGTAGTCGCCGCAGTGTGCCTCAACATCCTCGCCTGGTCGTCCGATCGCACCGGCGACCGACGCTGGCACATCACCAGCGCCCTCGCAGTAGGATTCGCATGCAGCGTGGTGTGCGCCGCCGTGCAGACCTCCATCGTGCGCTACGTCATGGTGTGCTTCGTCGCAGCGGGCATCTGGTCCGCCCTGCCGCTCATACTGTCGTGGACCAGCAACACCGTCAGCCTGCCGCCCGAGAAGCGCGCCATTGTGCTGGCGCTTGTTAATGCGTTTGGGAACTTTTCGAGCGTCTACGGAAGTCGCATCTGGCCAAAGGATGATAGTCCTGCGTTTCACATTGGGTTTGGTGTCACGGCGGGGTTTCTGGGTGCtgggatggtgttggcggcgcTTATTCCTGTGTTTTGTAAGTTTGTTACTTGGAAGGGGACGAGGGCGGAGAAGGAGCTTCGACAGTCGCCTTCTGAAGAGGGGGATTAG
- a CDS encoding ankyrin repeat-containing protein (similar to Aspergillus flavus NRRL3357 XP_002378126.1), whose product MACARELETLPIKAAHPTQQVAFFGPYGSDYSADWEAEVSNYLEENIASFEVFSSRLLQSIVQRESELCRAYALPSSPITLPNIDCVYDQEIQVFRATYEDLLMDLEDLKWFERVNFMAITRIFAKISNNSNDEGAFEQQHSRWLAVQRSLDETSAKTLGRIKRLVTEILEVLSRTRHATQSWGIASLLSHRLSDKATQDMIYELFMNDQHALIETHFLSGKSSEVITTTDSRRIVGKIYRIAAVMGAKKTTKMALEAMLREEVSAEQVFSCMETWEMMLKACLYQSHNISMEMDLFSEHLSSVLDSLGSKALDLLQQDYRGGLLLHHMAKRNLTSLCEVISSVCLREDAEVSAEILVSIDCYGKTPLHYAVDARNLSMLVTFLNTLYRLGIDEKIMRRVKTTIGDVFVSSVRSGADQMVETIMEHDFDIQHQSSRGETALYCAARVGDVHLIRSIALRVHGHEFAIDVTEKTRGWTPLIVACANGHTLAAELLLLAGAEPNIQDARGWTALEHAIFRGHHTVAELLKSEQTTILHDGPAAAVRALCKETRSLCNADEKMIIVHLGSTQGGHSQPAIRLDRSNRIGHDRHHQELPLELHISISGSDSAARVIHLPILEDQLHRPLVFKNQHCIPFRLTLKLYRCESIDSKVLISSGTSLLDDDGLLGEKYESLIRERSIYLIDLESSSQTGAVLLSYVVVKPFADLKQPKTPNPLISTSNSVQLVGHRGFGQNVAGPSSLQLGENTFMSFLSAAKFGASFVEKHTLADRSRPNGLIDLQVTRDLEAVVYHDFSLSESGTDIPIHDVTIAQYRHVDEQQGPRRSVPGIADENAKHPCCHQQKPRSWSSGEQSLAKSAQLRENLQYTLDFQTKGFKPNSRGDVIYDSLTTLEELLIKLPLGVGFNIEIKYPRIHEATQTGVAPVALKINTFIDIALTKIQQYAGERQIILSSFTPEVCILLSLKQAAYPVMFITNSGKLPAQDKELRAASLQAAVHFARLWNLSGIVFACDTFLHCPRLVRFVKNMGLACASYGPMNSSPVNARIQVAAGIDMLIVDKVRLIANELKEHAASDNSYQRA is encoded by the exons ATGGCATGTGCGAGAGAATTAGAGACTTTGCCCATCAAGGCAGCACATCCAACTCAACAGGTAGCTTTTTTCGGACCTTACGGCTCTGATTATTCTGCTGACTGGGAAGCAGAAGTTTCCAATTACCTTGAAGAGAACATAGCATCGTTTGAAGTGTTTAGTTCAAGGTTGTTGCAGTCAATTGTTCAGCGCGAAAGTGAACTGTGTCGCGCATATGCATTACCTTCGAGTCCTATTACCCTGCCAAATATCGACTGCGTCTATGACCAGGAGATTCAAGTTTTTCGCGCTACTTACGAAGATTTGCTCATGGACCTGGAGGATCTCAAATGGTTTGAAAGAGTTAACTTCATGGCAATTACAAGGATATTCGCCAAgatcagcaacaacagcaacgaTGAAGGAGCTTTTGAACAGCAGCACTCTCGATGGCTGGCTGTGCAGCGGAGCCTAGATGAGACTTCGGCTAAAACCTTGGGCCGAATAAAAAGACTTGTGACAGAGATACTTGAGGTACTCTCTCGAACTCGACATGCTACTCAATCTTGGGGAATCGCTAGTCTATTGAGCCATCGACTCTCCGACAAGGCTACGCAAGATATGATATACGAACTTTTCATGAATGACCAGCATGCTCTGATAGAGACACATTTTCTTTCAGGGAAGTCCTCGGAAGTTATTACAACTACTGATTCTAGGCGCATTGTTGGCAAAATCTATCGCATCGCGGCAGTTATGGGTGCAAAGAAGACGACAAAAATGGCACTGGAAGCTATGTTGCGTGAGGAGGTTAGTGCAGAGCAAGTCTTTTCTTGCATGGAGACATGGGAAATGATGCTTAAAGCCTGCTTGTATCAATCTCATAATATAAGTATGGAGATGGATCTTTTTAGTGAACATTTGAGCTCGGTGCTCGACTCACTGGGCTCGAAAGCTCTAGATCTTTTGCAACAAGATTACCGTGGGGGTCTTCTTTTGCACCACATGGCAAAGCGCAACCTAACTTCACTCTGTGAAGTTATTTCGTCAGTTTGCCTTCGCGAAGATGCAGAAGTTTCAGCTGAAATACTGGTCTCAATCGACTGTTATGGGAAAACACCACTCCACTACGCTGTCGACGCCAGGAACTTATCGATGCTCGTTACATTTCTTAACACGCTGTATCGACTAGGCATCGATGAGAAGATAATGAGAAGAGTGAAAACAACTATTGGGGATGTCTTTGTCTCCTCTGTGAGGTCTGGGGCGGACCAGATGGTAGAGACGATCATGGAACACGACTTCGATATTCAACACCAGTCGTCCAGGGGTGAAACAGCGCTCTATTGTGCCGCTAGAGTAGGGGATGTGCATTTGATCCGGAGCATTGCACTTCGAGTACATGGACACGAGTTTGCTATTGACGTCACCGAGAAGACTCGAGGCTGGACACCACTAATAGTGGCATGTGCGAATGGCCACACGCTCGCCGCTGAACttcttttgctggctggtgccGAGCCAAACATCCAGGATGCTCGAGGATGGACAGCCCTGGAGCACGCGATATTTCGAGGTCACCATACTGTTGCAGAACTTTTGAAATCTGAGCAAACCACCATTTTGCATGACGGTCCCGCCGCTGCTGTCAGAGCACTCTGCAAGGAGACCCGTTCGCTTTGCAACGCAGACGAAAAAATGATAATTGTACATCTCGGAAGTACCCAAGGTGGACATAGTCAACCTGCAATTCGACTGGACCGGTCCAATCGCATTGGGCATGATAGGCACCATCAGGAACTCCCTTTGGAGTTGCACATATCCATCTCAGGGTCAGATTCCGCTGCCAGAGTCATCCATCTACCAATACTAGAGGACCAGCTGCACAGACCGCTTGTTTTCAAGAACCAGCATTGCATACCGTTTCGACTAACGCTCAAATTATATCGCTGCGAATCGATCGACTCGAAGGTCCTGATTAGCAGTGGCACATCTCTTCTAGATGACGATGGCCTGCTGGGAGAAAAATACGAGAGCCTAATCCGTGAACGATCTATTTACTTAATAGATTTGGAAAGCTCAAGCCAAACCGGAGCAGTCCTGCTGAGCTATGTTGTCGTAAAACCATTCGCTGATCTCAAACAACCCAAAACCCCCAACCCTCTCATATCTACGAGCAACTCGGTTCAACTTGTTGGCCATAGAG GGTTTGGCCAGAATGTGGCAGGTCCGTCATCACTCCAACTGGGGGAAAATACATTTATG TCATTTCTATCTGCTGCGAAATTTGGTGCATCGTTCGTTGAG AAACACACTCTTGCGGACCGATCACGGCCTAATGGTTTAATAGATTTACAAGTAACACGAGACTTGGAGGCTGTTGTGTATCACGATTTCTCTCTGAGTGAGTCAGGCACAGATATACCTATCCACGATGTCACCATTGCGCAGTATCGACATGTAGACGAGCAACAAGGGCCTCGACGATCAGTTCCGGGTATCGCAGACGAGAATGCCAAGCATCCATGTTGTCACCAGCAGAAGCCTCGTTCCTGGTCCTCGGGAGAGCAATCCCTTGCAAAATCAGCCCAGCTTCGAGAAAATCTTCAGTATACGTTGGACTTCCAAACTAAAGGGTTCAAGCCAAACAGCCGTGGGGACGTTATTTATGACTCTCTAACCACACTGGAAGAGTTGCTCATCAAGCTTCCACTAGGAGTTGGCTTCAACATAGAAATAA AGTATCCTCGCATTCATGAAGCAACTCAAACTGGAGTTGCCCCGGTCGCCCTCAAAATCAATACATTTATCGACATAGCACTTACAAAAATCCAGCAATATGCCGGGGAAAGACAGATAATCCTTTCATCCTTCACCCCCGAAGTGTGCATTCTCCTTTCGCTTAAACAAGCAGCGTATCCTGTTATGTTCATCACTAATTCAGGTAAACTCCCTGCACAAGATAAAGAGTTAAGAGCTGCAAGTCTTCAGGCCGCAGTACATTTCGCCCGGCTGTGGAATCTTTCTGGAATTGTATTTGCTTGCGACACCTTTCTCCATTGCCCTAGACTTGTGAGGTTTGTTAAAAATATGGGCTTGGCATGTGCCTCATATGGCCCGATGAACAGTAGCCCTGTCAATGCAAGA ATTCAGGTGGCCGCTGGCATCGACATGCTAATCGtagacaaagtccggctcATTGCGAATGAACTTAAAGAACATGCAGCCTCTGACAATTCTTACCAACGCGCTTGA